The Lolium rigidum isolate FL_2022 chromosome 2, APGP_CSIRO_Lrig_0.1, whole genome shotgun sequence genomic interval TAATGTTCTACAACCCTTGGAGGCTGTGCGTTTTCCAGGCCAGCACCAAGATTTGCACTAGATTCAGCCCCTTGTGCCATTGTGCTTCCAGTCCTGCTGCCTCTTAAATTGGGTTGCTTCCTGTTTCTCAGCCCATCTGATGGCAATATCTCAGCATTCTTGCTCATAACCACTGCTGCATCCAAATTTGGTTCTTCCCCAAGATGTATTTTTAGGCCAGAATCCGCCCCCAGCTTAGATGCCAAAACTGAAGCAGCAGCAGCTTTTGCAGCTGGGTCGAGATCATATTTCTGCACATGTGCATACACTTTGTCATTATTTAGAATCAATGTGGCAATGCCATGATAAAATTATATTCCAACATAATAGTGAACTCAATAGCTTGAGTAATGGCCACTGACCTGGATAAGCTGTTGGGTAAGGTAATAATTTGTCCGCTCTTTCAGCTCATCAATCTTGGATTTCCTCTCAGCTCTCAACTTTTCAAGTGTTTTCTCGTCTTTCCGCTCAACTGCAAACACAGGGAAGTAATTTAATGATACTAACAAGGTGTACTGATAAGATGTTAAATCGAAAATAAGACCATATTGCTACAGTATAGCAAGATACTGTAGTTGTAAAGATTCTTCATGGCAAAAAGAATGTAATCCAAATCTCCAACATAAAACATGTCAAGCAATTATGCAACTATCATTATTTGTTGATCCCTTCCTCTTTTGACAGCTTATTGATCCTTTGTTGGTGATACAACAGTTCTGGTGCTAAGAACTTGGCAAATTTATCTTGTCATTGTGCAACATAATATAAGATGATTAACTTGCTAAGACTTCAATAAACTTGGCAATAAAGCTAAGGAATAACTCGCTCTTACATTTCCCCCTTTAGATTGTTTTCGGATAAAACTGACAATGAAGCTgattatagcaaaaaaaaaaactacaataAACTTGACAATAAAGCCTAGGAATAAAGGGTTCACGCTTTCTAAAAAAAACACCATGAAGCTGGTTATAACACAAACTAGTGGTTCCATTTTGGATAGATAGGAACCAGGGGAACAATAACCTCCTTTGTGGCTTATTTACACTAATCTAAGTCCCAAACAATTCAAAACACACTTTAACTGCCATCAAATTTAAGAATGTCAATAGAAAATAGTAAACAAATCAGCATGCCAAACAAATTCCCAACTCCATATCATAAAGTAtaaacataaatgcttgaaatatcGGCAATGTATTACAATCTCTGAGGTCAGACCCCAGAACAATCCTTTACTTCAGGACAATAAATATAGGAAAGTCCGATAAAATAAAAGTAAACCGAACACCTATGAGGCTCTGATAAGATTGCATAAAAGCAGAAGTGCGAAGACTAGTATTTCTGCAGTCAACAAGAAACACCACACATACAAAAGATGTGCAAAAGGTGAAAAACATAATTGTGTTGCAAGTGCATACATATATTGTGGATTGTTTTATGCAGCATACTTATCAGAAATGAAAAAAATAATGAATGCTTGCTGAATTATTATAAACTGAAGCCAGAAACTTATCAATAATATTGGCCCCAGCATCCAAGGGATTAGTACAATTTGAGACACACTCTGACCGCCATCAAATTTCAGAATGTCAATAGAAACAATAATAAAATCAGCATCCCGGACAAATCGGAAACCCCATATTATAAGGTATAATCATAAATTCTTGAAAAATCAGCTACATATTACAATCACTGAAGTCAGAGTGTCAGACCCCAGAAAAATCCTTTACCGCAGGGCACAAATTCTAGGAAAGTCAGGTAAAATAAAAGTAAACCTAACACCTCTGAGGCTCTGATAAGATCGCATACAAGAAAAATGCGCACAGACTGGTATTGCGGAGACACACTAGAAACACCACAAATACAAAATATGTGCAAGAACGTAGGAAAAAACTGTGTTGCCAGTGTATAAATATATTTTGGATTGCTTTGTGCAGTGTACATGTCAGAAATGAAAAGAATGGATGCTCACTGAATTATTTTAAACTAAAGCCAGAAACTTTAAGAATAAAATTGACCCCAGCATCCAGGGATTAGTACGATTCTCTGACGAATATGAACATGTTGTTGATTGGTAGCAAGAAGCCAACATAGTGCCTCATACTTAACAAAATTGAATGTAAATGTATTGTttaaaaatagtactccctccttctAAAAGTAGGcatctcaactttttctagatacggatgtatctataacaAAACTAAGACTAAattttagacggagggagtattatattacCACAGCAATGCATTACTcgctaaaaataattaaaaattaaaagAAACATTGAAATATTGGGATTTCTAAATACAAAATGTTCTGACAGGAGTTTGAAGATACTTACGCATCCTTGTGAAGTTTACAACTGCCAAATACAGCACAGAAGATACGGCAGGCAGAACAAACATAGGCAGAACTCGAATTGCCCTGGTTTGCCAAGTTAGATCCTCATCTCTTGTCATCATGATAGCATAAGCAACAGCCACAACCTGAGAACAGGACCGAACTATTAATCTCATGCACAAATTGCCTGCTGGGTATATGGAGTGCAAAAAAGGAACTTCAGTTGTAAGATGATTGTAACCTGCAAAGTGCATGACTCaataattcacataggcagaggAGGAACATAGAGGTAAACAGGCTAAAGGTCCCCAAAGCAGGATCTCAGAACAGCTTAATCGAAAAGTAATGTTTTCCTTTTCGGTTGATACTTGATGCtcaataaaaaaaaaatcaactatCCTACTACTTACTGTTATTCCAATCAAAATCTGAAATACACCAAGGTGCAACTAGAGTACAGCATAATGTTTTTCCtgtaaacacacacacacacacacacacacaggtttCCAAAACACCTGCTTCTTATATGCATTAATTAACAATTTAAGCATACATTAATTTGCACTTTGAAAATCAGCAACACACGTCCGAAACTTTAGCGCAAGTGCACAAAAGGCTCACAGAAACTTGGCAAATTGAGCAGACGCAACATTCTTATGATACTAATAATTAGATAGAAACTACAAGAGGAATTCACAAGTAGCATTGGATATTGATCACGGATATCTGAGGGAACAAACAATTAGAGCAAACATTTATTTATGCATCTATTCCCACTGAGAAGAGTAACTCTAGAGTCAAGGACTGGAAAATGGCAGTGTAAACACTGTGCTCACTTCATTCCAATAAAGTCGTTTCCCTTttagcctccgtggaaaataaaacAGTACCATATCATGCTACCACACGTCGCACGGATACACGGGGAGAGAAAAAGGAAACTGCCTCCGAGGTTTGATGCACAAACAGCGAAATCTGCTAGCGTTAACAGATGGAATGGGCACGAAATCCAGGAACAGGCATATATGTACAGACGCTACAGCAGATCATCTCGGGAGAATCTGCGCAGTAATAATAATTTCCTGAAGgaaaaggagagggagggggGGATTTGGTGTGCAGCAGGTACCTCCGCGAGCACGGACAGGACGATGATGTTCCTTACGGTGCGTCGCGAGAACTGCGTCCGTCGCCGCATCCTGGCGTGCACGGAGGCCTCCTCCTTGGAGAGGTACTGCAGGCGCTTCTCGTAGTCCTCGCGGCCGCCGAAGAGGCCGCGCCACATCCGCCCCAGCACCCCTCCCTTCTtcgccgtggtggtggtggtggtgggcttctcctcctccttccccttCCCGTCCGCCCCCTCCGGCGCCGGGGAGGCCATTGGCCGGATCTGCGCTGCGCggcgcggggcgcgggatccggtgGGTCGGGCGCCACGCGACGGGGGACGGGGGACCGACGGGACGGGACTGGCCTCCTCGCTGGCTCTCGAGAGAAGTCTTTTTGGTGATGAATCGGCGTGCGTCCGACTGGGGGCAGATGGAAGGAAACGAACGCGAACGCGCACGCGTCCAGCCAGTGGAACCAACTCGTGCCGTGCCGAATGCCCGTTACGGATTCGCCGGTCTCGGCTCGGCGAAATCAACGGTGTCGATCGAGCGCGACCGGATCGCACCAAAGTTTCGCACGGTCGGCAAGCAAAGCTGTGCATCTTTGGGTAGCTTGCTTCGCGAAGAGGGGGAATGTGAATTTGCGCAGCGTGTGCACGCCTCGTCGACCGTCGTGGCTGCCTGCCTTTGGGCCGGGGGAAGGAGCGAGTCAACACGCACGGCAAGGTATGAAGGTAACGAGGCCACCTGCTCCGAGCTACCGGCACCGGAGAGGAGTGGGATCTGTTTGGACGCTTCTCCCCCACGCGTCGACCATCATGCCTCCATGTTCCTCCATCGACGTTGCCGGCCCGCGCATTTGAAAAACCAAGCCCAAGGACCGCTGGGAAATCCAACTGGCCTTGTACCGTAGATAGTTTTCATGTGCTACTAGTTACAGGGATCACATCGATCctagctaagggcatctccagcggcgcgacgcaaacggacgcttagcgaccgtttgcgtccggcgtgatcggaaatgcgtctgagGCCTGTTCCAgcagggcgacgcaaagtgaccgggccgtccgcggagacgcaaacctggcccccaaatatgcgccaggtttgcgtctccgacgCTCGGCGGTTGCACggagcgtccgctcgcgtccccacgggccctcatgtCAGCGAtctaggttcgatcggcctcgaattcacaaccgccggcgaccaaccgccgcaatggagcgccgaaccaccgcggaagagcaaccgccggcctcttcgttttacGTGCCGCTGTTatccgcgcacattataacccccgcgtctacggtaattcaagttcaaccgcctccttcttcatcctcttttcttcttctccaacaccggcaagtcatgagcgactacacgctgccgtccgactcagagagcgagggcaagtcgcccggattccTGCAATGGTGGGAATCGtcggcgacgccaagcgatccgggctccacgcccagctaccctacctccacaccgagtgaggacgaggaggagggaggcggcaatggcggcgaaggccgggaggaggacggaggcggcgccgccggccgacgccgacgacgaggaggagggccgggaggaggaggaggactccgacagcaagttcgcccgattggaggcgcaggaggcggcggacgacaaggcggcggcaaggaagaagtccgggcgccggcgcgggcggcgcgtcgtcgtccgttcaccgacgacgacgacgaagacgccatttcttccagtttcaagtcctcgacgggcgcttcgtcctccagttccgacgacgaggtgacaagcaagaggcggaggagtttccgcgacgacgacgacgcagggccttcgaacaagaaggccaaaaaaatagttttagtttatatgtttttaaatttcttcttatttgtattttaaatatgtttgaatctagtcgattgacgtatccggttaattgtttaggctataatctattcgattggaccaacatgacatcatgagtacatttttcgcgtttaaaacttTATCATTCAACTATAAACTGTAAAGAAGTAGCAAAAAAAacagttgcatgtccaaaatgcgtcggaccgctggaggtagcccccgacgcaaacggacatttcgccccttgcggtcattttggcgtccgcggggcgacgcaaacggacgctcgcgaccacttttgagcgtctgaaatgcgtcgccccgctggagatgccctaagacctGAGGACTCTATTGGTGCAGATGAGTCAGGAGATGGCGTCCTCGTCGCGTGTCTCGTCCTGGCGTGTGACTTACGCTGTCCGATCGATTCCCGGCGATCGCCGGAATTTCCCCTTCCTCGACGGAGTCCTTGTGGCTCACCACGCTCgggcgcgcctcctcctcctcgattccAAGGAGATCATCGTCGACTCGAGGACGCTCGGAGCGAAGGAGGTAATCGAGTTTGGCGGCGCGATCGCTTTTCCCCGGCATGACGCTCGAATTCCGTCCCGGCCGTTGCCGCCGGAGTCTCTCTTCGGGGGCGGTGGAGATGCGGCCCCTCCGACTCAGAGACCAGTTCCTACACCGTTCCCTGCCTCCATCGATGAGCTCGTCATGCCACGTCCCCGGGCTCTCCATCAGCAattcatggtggcgcggccgtcgcgtcTAAGGGAGGACCACTTCATCGATCCAGGGCGGTGGAAGGATTGGCTTGTGCCGCGTTCGCCGGCGGCAGGAATTCTCGATGGGCCGCCATGGATATTGGAACCAGAGATCGCCCAGTCGCTG includes:
- the LOC124692540 gene encoding uncharacterized protein At2g24330-like, giving the protein MWRGLFGGREDYEKRLQYLSKEEASVHARMRRRTQFSRRTVRNIIVLSVLAEVVAVAYAIMMTRDEDLTWQTRAIRVLPMFVLPAVSSVLYLAVVNFTRMLERKDEKTLEKLRAERKSKIDELKERTNYYLTQQLIQKYDLDPAAKAAAASVLASKLGADSGLKIHLGEEPNLDAAVVMSKNAEILPSDGLRNRKQPNLRGSRTGSTMAQGAESSANLGAGLENAQPPRVVEHYQGSGASDGGWIAKIAALLVGEDPSQSYALICGNCHMHNGLARKEDYPHITYYCPHCNALNASKHSAGQYSGSNSGHSTPAAPC